A window of the Bacteriovorax sp. PP10 genome harbors these coding sequences:
- a CDS encoding ribonuclease J, translated as MSKPLIKIKPVGGVGQIGSNMTLVQGDNDTILIDAGILFPYEDFFDIDYLIPDMDSIPVPSHLVITHGHEDHIGAVLHVVKKFPKIKILASPFTAGLIRKKLEFAHHPFPVTEYRHHDQLGFQDFTIDPIHVNHSIPETVGLLVRDTKQQVGFFFISDFKIDFKTIYERPFDFDKLQKLSKGLTKRLLLCDSTNITSGTKETPSEQDLIPVLDQIFEEANNRIFITCFSSNIHRLMSFISLCKKHNKRLIPHGRSMISYLNTANELGMIPDYQSVVRQADTMKGTEDDIVVLLSGCQGDFRGTFRRFCVGEDSMFKPRPEDTVLLSSKAIPGNEKKISMLINKLAEVGCKVITASDKLIHVSGHPGRTDLKMLYDKYSPTDIVPIHGESYFIREHITFVKEAYPAATAHYFHNHDELIIMDDLKLKVIDGETIEPIIMHGKGIVLEKEKISERRKMACNGTVFLSLKLSTTRAKVEKFSFNFMGLPTLVTLNEEKFKRFLENYFIQINFKDEDKTNEELRIAIRRYFDQILGYKPMTTIHIL; from the coding sequence ATGAGTAAGCCGTTAATCAAAATTAAGCCAGTCGGTGGAGTCGGGCAGATCGGTTCGAACATGACCCTGGTTCAAGGTGACAACGACACAATTTTGATTGATGCCGGAATCCTTTTTCCTTATGAAGACTTCTTCGATATTGATTATCTTATTCCCGACATGGATTCTATTCCTGTGCCAAGCCATCTGGTTATTACTCATGGCCATGAAGATCATATTGGTGCCGTTTTACATGTCGTGAAGAAATTTCCAAAAATTAAAATTCTCGCTTCGCCTTTTACGGCAGGGCTTATCAGAAAAAAACTGGAATTTGCTCATCACCCATTTCCGGTCACTGAATACCGTCATCATGATCAATTAGGATTTCAAGATTTCACGATTGATCCGATTCACGTTAACCACTCAATACCTGAGACAGTGGGTCTGTTAGTTAGAGATACAAAACAGCAAGTCGGATTCTTTTTTATCTCCGATTTTAAAATCGACTTTAAAACAATTTACGAGCGTCCTTTTGATTTTGATAAACTTCAAAAACTCTCTAAAGGATTAACAAAAAGACTTCTTCTTTGTGACAGCACAAACATTACAAGTGGAACGAAAGAAACTCCTTCTGAGCAGGACTTAATTCCAGTTTTAGATCAGATCTTTGAAGAAGCTAACAATAGAATTTTCATTACATGTTTCTCTTCAAACATTCACCGTTTGATGAGTTTCATTAGTTTATGTAAAAAACACAATAAGCGTCTTATCCCTCACGGCCGATCAATGATCAGTTATCTGAACACGGCCAATGAACTAGGGATGATTCCTGATTATCAATCAGTTGTCCGACAAGCAGATACGATGAAAGGGACTGAAGATGATATCGTAGTCCTTCTATCTGGATGCCAGGGAGATTTCCGTGGGACGTTCAGAAGATTCTGCGTTGGTGAAGACTCTATGTTTAAGCCACGTCCGGAAGATACTGTTCTGCTGAGTTCTAAGGCGATTCCAGGGAATGAAAAGAAGATCTCGATGCTGATTAACAAACTTGCTGAAGTTGGATGTAAAGTCATCACGGCCTCAGATAAGTTAATCCACGTTTCAGGTCACCCGGGAAGAACAGACTTAAAAATGCTTTACGATAAATACAGTCCAACTGATATCGTGCCTATTCATGGTGAGAGTTATTTCATCAGAGAGCATATCACTTTTGTAAAAGAAGCTTATCCTGCGGCCACTGCTCATTACTTTCACAATCATGATGAACTTATCATTATGGATGACTTGAAACTTAAAGTTATCGACGGTGAGACGATTGAGCCGATCATTATGCATGGAAAGGGAATTGTTTTAGAAAAAGAAAAAATCAGTGAAAGAAGAAAGATGGCCTGTAACGGGACAGTGTTTCTTTCACTTAAGCTTTCAACAACCAGAGCGAAAGTTGAGAAATTCTCATTTAACTTTATGGGACTGCCAACGCTTGTGACTCTTAATGAAGAAAAGTTTAAAAGGTTTCTAGAAAACTATTTTATCCAAATTAATTTTAAAGACGAAGATAAAACGAATGAGGAACTTCGAATAGCGATCCGTCGTTATTTCGATCAGATCCTTGGTTATAAACCTATGACGACAATCCATATTCTATGA
- the ftsA gene encoding cell division protein FtsA: MNDKNIIVGLDVGTTKVCTIVGLQHPNQELEIIGIGTHPSYGLKKGSVVNIDKTVRSIQNSLEEARLMAGVNITSATIGIAGSHIYSFNSSGVVAIKGKEITQDDVDRVLEAAKAVVIPSDRDILHVIPQEFRVDNTTGIKNPIGMCGVRLEAHVHIVTGSIPLIQNLVKCVEQTGIDAEHVTLQPLASSEAVLSYEEKELGVVLVDIGGGTTDIAVWKEGSLVHSQIIPIGGNHFTNDLAVALKIPHNEAERIKINHGSVLAEQLNQSAHITVQGLSGTKPREVQLSVVAEVLGARAEELFDVVRAMVEDKKLMNDVSGGFVLTGGGALIKGMPELGEYILMRSCKIGFPIPFGGMTNIMQNPKYSTVLGLLLEASKRKPYVHTQGQSTSNHRVTFSKEKESTPESNNDLIGKLSESLKSVFKEIF; the protein is encoded by the coding sequence ATGAACGACAAGAATATCATCGTAGGTCTCGATGTAGGAACAACGAAAGTTTGCACGATCGTTGGGCTTCAGCATCCAAATCAAGAATTAGAAATTATCGGAATCGGTACACACCCTTCTTATGGACTTAAGAAAGGTTCCGTTGTGAATATCGACAAGACTGTTCGCTCGATTCAGAACTCGCTTGAAGAAGCGCGCCTGATGGCCGGAGTGAATATAACTAGTGCGACTATCGGTATTGCCGGAAGCCACATTTACAGTTTCAACTCTTCTGGGGTTGTTGCTATTAAAGGTAAAGAGATTACTCAAGACGACGTTGATCGCGTTCTTGAAGCTGCTAAGGCAGTTGTTATACCAAGTGATAGAGATATCCTTCACGTTATTCCTCAGGAGTTCCGTGTTGATAATACAACGGGTATCAAAAACCCAATCGGTATGTGTGGAGTGAGACTAGAAGCTCACGTTCACATCGTTACCGGATCAATTCCTCTAATCCAAAATTTAGTTAAATGTGTAGAGCAGACAGGAATCGATGCTGAGCACGTTACACTTCAGCCGCTAGCTTCTTCTGAAGCAGTTTTATCATACGAAGAAAAAGAACTGGGAGTTGTCCTGGTTGATATCGGTGGTGGAACGACTGACATCGCGGTTTGGAAAGAAGGAAGCTTAGTTCACTCACAAATTATTCCAATCGGCGGGAACCATTTCACGAATGACCTGGCCGTTGCTTTAAAAATTCCTCACAACGAAGCTGAGCGAATTAAAATCAACCACGGTAGTGTTCTTGCTGAACAACTAAATCAATCAGCACACATTACGGTTCAAGGCCTGTCTGGAACAAAGCCTCGCGAAGTACAATTAAGTGTAGTCGCTGAAGTTTTAGGTGCACGCGCTGAAGAGTTATTCGATGTCGTTCGCGCGATGGTTGAAGATAAAAAATTAATGAATGATGTATCAGGTGGATTTGTTCTAACTGGTGGTGGTGCTCTTATTAAGGGTATGCCGGAGTTAGGAGAGTACATCTTAATGAGATCTTGCAAAATCGGTTTCCCAATTCCATTTGGTGGAATGACAAACATTATGCAAAATCCAAAATACTCTACTGTTCTTGGGCTTCTTCTAGAAGCTTCGAAGAGAAAACCTTATGTTCATACGCAAGGACAATCTACAAGCAACCATAGAGTGACTTTCTCGAAAGAGAAAGAATCAACTCCTGAATCAAACAATGATTTGATTGGGAAATTGAGTGAATCACTAAAATCGGTTTTTAAAGAAATATTCTAA
- a CDS encoding cell division protein FtsQ/DivIB — MAFFKNKTFITIAIVVAILVLTNIVVSSLGPTEQFNADLSYRSNLGKCPTRPAGTMALQVVKTFEQTHSLRDVKLKIVSEKWSDKYFVSDYKIKYDPFSKVLDLNFNCPEPLMKVQIYRKDSAESYEAILVDNGQLFDPTYEALLRSEKKLTHDLPYLSMPVGEMEDKIQIDVTNLVKEMRPGLRSKLSEVILNDNKELTIILSINGHPSSVFMGLDEWSDKLVKLDKIVNYMELKEKIPAIINLTNSKKVVVKFNDKF, encoded by the coding sequence ATGGCATTTTTTAAGAACAAAACATTTATCACAATAGCGATTGTTGTCGCGATTTTGGTATTAACCAATATCGTAGTGTCGTCTCTTGGGCCGACAGAACAATTCAACGCTGACCTTTCATACAGATCAAATTTAGGAAAATGCCCAACTCGTCCAGCAGGAACGATGGCACTTCAAGTTGTAAAAACTTTCGAACAAACTCATTCTCTTCGTGATGTGAAACTTAAAATCGTGAGCGAAAAATGGAGCGATAAGTATTTCGTTTCTGATTACAAAATTAAGTACGATCCATTCAGTAAAGTTTTAGATTTAAACTTCAACTGCCCAGAGCCGTTGATGAAAGTTCAAATTTACAGAAAAGACAGCGCTGAATCTTATGAAGCAATCCTTGTTGATAACGGACAACTATTCGATCCAACATATGAAGCACTATTAAGATCGGAAAAGAAGTTAACGCACGACCTTCCATACCTGTCTATGCCTGTTGGGGAGATGGAAGATAAGATCCAGATCGACGTTACTAACCTGGTTAAAGAGATGAGACCGGGACTTAGATCAAAGTTGTCTGAGGTCATTTTGAACGACAATAAAGAATTAACCATCATTTTGTCCATTAATGGGCACCCAAGTAGTGTCTTTATGGGACTAGATGAATGGAGTGATAAATTAGTTAAACTTGATAAGATTGTGAACTACATGGAATTAAAAGAAAAAATTCCAGCCATTATCAATCTTACAAATAGCAAAAAAGTTGTTGTCAAGTTTAACGATAAATTCTAG
- a CDS encoding UDP-N-acetylmuramate dehydrogenase encodes MLANIINHPDVQIEIDKDLKKYSTMRLDARGDLITVKSVEGLKHTLKALTKNNIEYRALGWGANVLLPVKADLPYLQLDFEFDRSVFESPKDEYILPGSVSLATLTSHANKFGLKGWEVFTGIPASLGGAIFMNAGTNLGEIGSIIKEVKLITKNGEEKSVIIDKNSFSYRHNHFVDSGDIIYEARLIHFGLDEAISKKIREYLDMRNRTQPLKEWTCGCIFKNHHDRLRDVTCRAGLFIDIMGLKGLTIKNLKISPKHANFMENSGESSYEDVMQMITVLQKELKLQFGVSFETEVEF; translated from the coding sequence ATGCTAGCAAACATAATCAATCACCCAGACGTTCAAATCGAGATCGATAAAGATCTTAAAAAATATTCTACTATGAGACTTGATGCTCGTGGGGATTTGATAACGGTTAAAAGTGTTGAAGGATTAAAACACACTCTAAAAGCGCTAACAAAAAATAATATTGAGTACCGTGCCCTTGGTTGGGGAGCTAACGTTCTTCTTCCAGTTAAGGCAGACCTACCTTATCTACAATTAGATTTTGAATTCGACAGATCAGTATTTGAGTCTCCCAAAGACGAATACATTCTTCCAGGATCAGTAAGCCTTGCCACTCTTACCAGCCACGCTAATAAGTTTGGTCTAAAAGGATGGGAAGTTTTTACAGGAATTCCAGCAAGCTTAGGCGGCGCGATCTTTATGAACGCCGGAACAAATCTTGGTGAAATCGGATCTATTATAAAGGAAGTAAAACTCATCACGAAAAACGGAGAAGAAAAGTCGGTTATTATCGATAAGAATTCGTTTTCATACAGACATAATCATTTTGTCGATTCTGGTGATATAATATATGAAGCCCGACTAATTCACTTTGGATTAGATGAGGCGATTTCAAAGAAAATCCGCGAGTATCTTGATATGAGAAACCGCACTCAGCCTTTAAAAGAATGGACGTGTGGATGCATTTTTAAGAATCATCACGATCGACTTCGCGACGTCACTTGTCGAGCCGGTCTTTTTATAGATATAATGGGCCTGAAGGGGCTCACAATTAAGAACTTAAAGATTAGCCCTAAGCACGCTAACTTCATGGAAAACTCTGGTGAGAGCTCTTATGAAGATGTTATGCAAATGATAACTGTCCTTCAAAAAGAATTGAAGTTGCAGTTTGGTGTCTCATTCGAAACGGAAGTTGAATTTTAA
- a CDS encoding DUF5522 domain-containing protein has translation MKNKNKSKEYKDQCEALNKEASLAKEDFYNDPKTGETISTSYYLQHLRKCCKGGCRHCPFGFKKR, from the coding sequence ATGAAAAATAAAAATAAATCCAAAGAATATAAGGATCAATGCGAAGCTCTAAACAAAGAAGCTTCGCTTGCTAAAGAAGACTTTTATAATGATCCCAAGACTGGGGAAACAATCTCAACTTCATATTACCTTCAACATCTAAGAAAATGTTGTAAAGGGGGTTGTAGGCATTGTCCGTTTGGATTTAAGAAAAGATAA
- the murC gene encoding UDP-N-acetylmuramate--L-alanine ligase — translation MFRNHSALKPNIVKIHFVGIGGIGMSGIAEVLLSLGYKVSGSDVAESPNVKKLKKMGAEIHIGHKAENLDNVTVVVHTSAVNETNPEMLRARADGIPIIRRAEMLAELMRLKYGLAVAGTHGKTTTTSFLATILAECKMDPTYIIGGIVKNLDGHAKVGQSDYLVAEADESDGSFLLLTPVMSVITNIDNDHMDHYGTEENLFKSFVEFANKIPFYGVVALNAHDEKLMKLKTEMKRPAVTFGIDIPADFEARNIEFGHFDTSFDIYHKGEKQERFKINLPGRHNILNSLGAAALAFHMGLSFKEIAKAVCKLEGVGRRFQLLKKEGSFEVVDDYGHHPTEIASTLRIVKDTRADYKKIVIFEPHRYTRTRDCWDQFLHCFNDADELYLLPIYAASEQQIDGISTDRLVEDINRLHPNFAKKIESIDKLVEVIESHKADKTIVVTLGAGSIGKTVRKWAGVE, via the coding sequence ATGTTCCGCAATCACTCGGCCCTAAAGCCAAATATTGTTAAAATTCATTTTGTTGGTATCGGCGGTATTGGAATGAGCGGGATCGCTGAAGTTCTTTTATCCTTAGGATATAAAGTTTCAGGATCTGATGTTGCTGAATCACCAAACGTAAAAAAATTAAAAAAGATGGGAGCTGAAATTCACATCGGACATAAAGCAGAGAACTTAGATAACGTAACGGTTGTTGTTCATACATCTGCTGTTAATGAAACAAACCCTGAAATGTTACGAGCTAGAGCTGATGGTATTCCAATTATCAGACGAGCTGAAATGCTAGCTGAATTAATGCGCTTAAAATATGGTCTTGCTGTTGCTGGTACTCACGGTAAAACAACAACGACATCATTTCTCGCTACAATCCTAGCTGAATGTAAAATGGACCCGACATACATCATTGGTGGAATTGTAAAAAACCTTGATGGACACGCGAAAGTTGGACAGTCTGATTACCTGGTAGCAGAAGCAGATGAATCTGATGGATCATTTCTTTTATTAACTCCTGTTATGTCAGTTATCACAAACATCGATAACGATCACATGGATCACTACGGTACAGAAGAAAACCTATTCAAGTCATTCGTTGAGTTTGCTAACAAGATTCCATTTTATGGAGTTGTGGCCTTGAATGCTCATGATGAAAAACTAATGAAATTAAAAACTGAAATGAAGCGTCCAGCTGTCACTTTCGGTATTGATATTCCAGCTGACTTTGAAGCACGTAACATTGAGTTCGGTCACTTTGATACAAGCTTTGATATTTATCACAAAGGTGAAAAACAAGAGCGATTCAAAATCAATCTTCCAGGTCGCCACAATATCTTAAACAGTCTTGGAGCTGCAGCTCTTGCATTCCACATGGGACTAAGCTTTAAAGAAATTGCAAAGGCCGTGTGTAAGCTTGAAGGTGTTGGAAGACGCTTCCAGCTTCTAAAGAAAGAAGGATCATTTGAAGTGGTTGACGATTACGGACATCATCCGACTGAGATTGCTTCAACTCTTAGAATCGTAAAAGATACGAGAGCAGACTATAAGAAGATTGTTATTTTCGAGCCACATAGATACACGAGAACGCGCGATTGTTGGGATCAGTTCCTTCACTGCTTTAACGATGCGGATGAACTTTATTTACTTCCGATCTATGCAGCGAGTGAGCAGCAGATTGACGGGATTTCGACTGATAGACTAGTAGAAGATATTAACCGTCTTCATCCGAACTTTGCTAAAAAAATTGAGAGCATCGACAAGCTAGTTGAAGTGATTGAATCACATAAAGCTGACAAAACGATTGTCGTGACTTTAGGTGCAGGATCAATTGGAAAGACTGTCAGAAAGTGGGCAGGGGTTGAGTAA